Proteins from a genomic interval of Tolypothrix sp. NIES-4075:
- a CDS encoding Na+/H+ antiporter: MDVAELVQILIILLLVATGVALLSRRLRVSYVTGLVLAGLAITELLPRRIGLDSSLILDLFLPILLFEAAINTDISRLRSTIKPIALLAGPGVVISSGVTAVLLKWGLGLTWTEALLLGVILAITDTVSVIAVFKEVPVPSRLSTIVEGESLFNDGVALVLFSLILQVNTAGSLTILDGLQEFFVVVVGGILVGLVLGYLSSGLFVRSDDPLSSILLTVAVALGAFQIGHFLHVSGVVAVVVAGLIVGTFGLSSSVSASTRLTLLSFWESAGFGVNSFIFLLIGIEIDLITLWKTLPAVLLAILAYQVGRILCVYPLLAMVRWFDRPIPWRWQHVLFLGNIKGSLSMALAFSIPTTLTGREQLIAIVFGTVLLSLVGQGVSLPWLVKRLHLSKFSESRQQVEELQAQLMTGKAAQDELDSLLKSGVLPKAVYEEMRSAYQVRVAGAEKTLRELYNRRPEEFHPKSGEHNKLDAIRRRLLLAEKGALTEAMRKQILSEEIVRGRIQIIDEQLLRLEDD; encoded by the coding sequence GTGGATGTTGCTGAATTAGTACAGATTTTAATTATTCTTCTGCTCGTTGCCACTGGTGTAGCCCTGCTATCCCGCCGGTTGCGAGTATCTTATGTTACGGGTTTAGTGTTAGCGGGTTTAGCCATCACCGAACTTCTACCACGGCGTATTGGTCTGGATTCTTCGCTGATTTTGGATCTGTTTCTGCCGATTCTTTTGTTTGAGGCGGCTATCAATACCGATATTAGCCGCCTCCGCAGCACTATTAAACCAATAGCTCTGTTGGCAGGACCAGGGGTTGTGATTTCCTCTGGTGTAACGGCAGTGCTGTTGAAATGGGGACTGGGACTTACTTGGACTGAGGCACTGTTGCTTGGGGTGATTTTGGCAATTACGGATACTGTTTCCGTAATTGCTGTGTTTAAGGAAGTGCCTGTCCCTTCTCGTCTTTCAACCATTGTTGAGGGGGAAAGCTTATTTAATGATGGCGTGGCACTGGTTTTATTTAGCCTGATTTTGCAAGTTAATACGGCAGGCTCACTCACTATTCTGGATGGATTACAAGAATTTTTTGTGGTGGTTGTTGGCGGTATCCTGGTGGGGCTAGTCTTGGGTTATTTGAGTAGTGGTTTATTTGTCAGATCGGATGATCCGCTTAGTAGTATCTTACTAACGGTAGCAGTGGCATTAGGAGCCTTTCAAATCGGGCATTTTTTGCACGTCTCCGGTGTGGTGGCTGTGGTTGTTGCTGGGCTAATTGTCGGAACCTTTGGGCTTTCTAGCAGTGTATCTGCTTCTACTCGATTAACGTTGTTAAGCTTTTGGGAATCTGCGGGTTTTGGTGTCAACAGCTTCATTTTTCTGCTCATCGGTATAGAAATTGACCTGATAACTCTCTGGAAAACTCTGCCCGCTGTGCTGCTAGCGATTCTCGCTTACCAGGTAGGACGCATACTTTGTGTCTATCCGCTGTTAGCGATGGTGCGTTGGTTTGACCGTCCAATTCCGTGGCGCTGGCAGCACGTTTTGTTTCTTGGCAATATCAAAGGCTCTCTTTCTATGGCGTTGGCGTTCAGCATACCTACAACACTAACAGGACGAGAGCAACTGATTGCCATAGTATTTGGTACGGTGTTGCTGTCCCTTGTTGGGCAGGGGGTGAGTTTGCCGTGGCTGGTGAAACGTTTACACTTGTCTAAGTTCTCCGAATCTCGTCAGCAGGTTGAAGAATTGCAAGCCCAGCTGATGACGGGTAAAGCAGCACAAGATGAATTAGATAGCCTGTTAAAGTCAGGGGTGTTACCAAAAGCCGTCTATGAAGAGATGCGATCGGCTTATCAGGTGCGAGTGGCAGGAGCAGAAAAGACACTGCGTGAATTGTATAATCGCCGTCCGGAGGAGTTTCATCCTAAAAGTGGCGAACACAATAAACTTGATGCTATTCGTCGCCGTTTACTGCTAGCGGAGAAAGGAGCGCTAACCGAAGCAATGCGTAAGCAAATTCTATCAGAAGAAATTGTGCGCGGGCGGATACAAATTATTGATGAGCAACTGCTCCGACTTGAGGATGATTGA
- a CDS encoding DUF3124 domain-containing protein, giving the protein MKLYLNFYLAIAVIVLASCTSAEVPPKSQSDTTVPTPSQKVVTLDENFKIAMGQTIYVPVYSHIYHQDQQKEEKIFNLAATLSIRNTDLTKPIIITSVRYYDSNGKLVKQYLERPIELSAIASCDFVVNRTDTSGGLGANFIVEWVAQTKVSEPVVEAVMIGTDFQQGISFISPGRVIKSQSDRQRSSSVQGS; this is encoded by the coding sequence ATGAAGCTGTACCTAAATTTTTATTTAGCAATTGCTGTTATTGTTCTTGCGTCTTGCACATCAGCTGAGGTTCCACCAAAGTCACAATCCGATACAACTGTGCCAACTCCATCTCAAAAGGTGGTCACTTTGGATGAAAATTTCAAAATAGCAATGGGTCAAACCATCTATGTCCCCGTCTATTCCCATATCTATCATCAGGATCAGCAGAAAGAAGAGAAAATTTTCAATTTAGCGGCTACGCTTAGTATTCGGAATACAGATTTGACCAAACCTATCATCATTACTTCTGTACGCTACTACGATTCAAATGGTAAGTTAGTTAAACAATATTTAGAGCGCCCGATTGAACTTAGTGCGATCGCTTCTTGTGATTTTGTCGTGAATAGAACTGACACCAGTGGAGGTTTAGGAGCAAACTTTATTGTGGAGTGGGTAGCCCAAACAAAAGTTTCTGAGCCTGTAGTCGAGGCAGTTATGATTGGTACTGACTTCCAGCAAGGAATTTCTTTTATTAGTCCCGGTAGGGTGATCAAAAGTCAAAGCGATCGCCAGCGCTCATCTTCTGTCCAGGGTTCTTAA